The Terracoccus luteus genome includes a region encoding these proteins:
- a CDS encoding flippase: MTTPGPADGAGAPPRDHLTGLARGGSLNIVGALCSQASLLLITALIARQLSTADVGRYALCFAMVSLLGLLSLAGFRAALTRFVAMYVADDDAARIRGTVRLGMRISVVSSIVLGVGLALLAEPVARVFDDPGLVTGIRLSGLSIPAMTITDAALSATQGWRTMRPFTLIGRIFEPGLRLVLTAGALFAGFGLTGAFWALFIGSWSATVLAVLSLRGFLRRTDRARPVYETRPIFSFSMVSWASSLATAGLLWADTLILGQMTGPNEVGVYTVATRIVTLSVFVMAPINAAFAPQIARLHHRGESARLGEVYSAATAWIMRFSLPAFIVLLVFPVPLLHLFGSDYATGAAVTVTLALGQLVNAATGPCATVLNMSGRVGLNMANNIVVLVLNVVLNILLIPPMGILGSAVAWSVSLGLVNIARVAQVRRVLGHTPFGIATVKEAVAALAAAAAAVLVRALVGPELLELVVGALAAVLVFGAVVWALGIDEADRVMIRSVARRGGRGGRGGGGGGRGGGGGRGGGRHRAGRAPAALSAPDGDEDDVTAAAPSPAPSQGGDAGRPGLRGGHGGR, from the coding sequence GTGACGACCCCGGGGCCAGCGGACGGGGCGGGTGCGCCCCCGCGCGACCACCTCACCGGCCTCGCGCGGGGCGGGTCGCTCAACATCGTCGGCGCGCTGTGCAGCCAGGCGTCGCTGCTGCTCATCACCGCCCTCATCGCCCGGCAGCTCTCGACGGCCGACGTCGGTCGCTACGCCCTGTGCTTCGCCATGGTGTCGCTGCTCGGCCTGCTCTCGCTCGCCGGCTTCCGTGCCGCCCTGACCCGCTTCGTCGCGATGTACGTCGCCGACGACGACGCGGCCCGCATCCGCGGCACGGTACGGCTCGGCATGCGCATCAGCGTCGTCAGCTCGATCGTGCTCGGCGTCGGCCTCGCGCTGCTCGCCGAGCCCGTCGCGCGGGTCTTCGACGACCCCGGGCTCGTCACCGGCATCCGTCTCTCGGGCCTGTCGATCCCGGCCATGACGATCACGGACGCCGCCCTCTCGGCCACCCAGGGCTGGCGCACGATGCGCCCCTTCACCCTCATCGGGCGCATCTTCGAGCCGGGCCTGCGCCTCGTGCTCACCGCCGGAGCGCTCTTCGCGGGGTTCGGGCTCACCGGCGCGTTCTGGGCGCTGTTCATCGGGTCGTGGTCGGCGACGGTGCTCGCGGTCCTGTCGCTGCGCGGGTTCCTGCGCCGCACCGACCGGGCCCGACCCGTCTACGAGACCCGCCCGATCTTCAGCTTCTCGATGGTGAGCTGGGCCAGCAGCCTCGCGACCGCCGGCCTGCTCTGGGCCGACACCCTCATCCTCGGCCAGATGACCGGGCCGAACGAGGTCGGTGTCTACACCGTCGCCACCCGCATCGTCACGCTCTCGGTGTTCGTCATGGCCCCCATCAACGCCGCCTTCGCACCGCAGATCGCCCGGCTGCACCACCGCGGCGAGTCCGCCCGGCTCGGCGAGGTGTACTCCGCCGCCACCGCGTGGATCATGCGCTTCTCGCTGCCGGCCTTCATCGTGCTGCTCGTCTTCCCCGTGCCGCTGCTGCACCTCTTCGGCAGCGACTACGCGACCGGCGCGGCCGTCACGGTGACGCTCGCCCTGGGCCAGCTCGTCAACGCCGCCACCGGGCCCTGTGCGACGGTGCTCAACATGTCGGGCCGGGTCGGGCTCAACATGGCCAACAACATCGTCGTGCTCGTGCTCAACGTCGTGCTCAACATCCTCCTCATCCCGCCGATGGGCATCCTCGGCAGCGCCGTCGCGTGGAGCGTCTCGCTCGGCCTGGTCAACATCGCCCGCGTCGCGCAGGTGCGCCGCGTGCTCGGTCACACCCCCTTCGGCATCGCGACCGTCAAGGAGGCCGTCGCGGCCCTCGCGGCCGCCGCCGCCGCGGTGCTCGTCCGGGCGCTCGTCGGCCCCGAGTTGCTCGAGCTCGTCGTCGGCGCGCTCGCCGCCGTGCTCGTCTTCGGCGCCGTCGTGTGGGCCCTCGGCATCGACGAGGCCGACCGCGTCATGATCCGCAGCGTCGCTCGCCGCGGTGGCCGCGGTGGTCGGGGTGGCGGCGGTGGCGGGCGTGGCGGCGGTGGCGGGCGTGGCGGCGGACGGCACCGCGCCGGCCGTGCGCCCGCCGCCCTCTCCGCGCCCGACGGCGACGAGGACGACGTGACGGCCGCCGCGCCGTCACCGGCACCGTCCCAGGGCGGGGATGCCGGTCGGCCGGGTCTGCGCGGGGGGCACGGGGGGCGCTGA
- a CDS encoding Wzz/FepE/Etk N-terminal domain-containing protein — MEITDYLAIARRRWMLLIGVPLLAAVIAGVVLFTAPVQYTATATVNAPALVGGSSGQYTGSQAVTQFVSAFQSTAASAPVDDAVRAQTTLQPGQIEDGLAVTQIGGSSAVSITFTGTKNGEPTKVVSTVASATLKQMFDSQVTLGQARVDQARKDVSAANAAINAWGAKNNMVDPTRVYQAQLERLSSLQQSQASLKAQGNDAAASALSGTITEVNNSLKGYGPKIAEFNDLSATRDSAQADLTTARQNLAQAKTQQTAADPSQVVWVSGQRKLERTDEVVSVGLPVLGAGIFLALALIAVLELWAAGRRSSGRGRHSGPGATTTTATTTATTPEAQPAAAAPSQPATAPTGERSDTANAEHAADDSDAGDDGHDERRSRGALVGTERS, encoded by the coding sequence ATGGAGATCACCGACTACCTCGCCATCGCCCGCCGCCGGTGGATGCTGCTCATCGGCGTGCCGCTGCTCGCCGCGGTCATCGCCGGGGTCGTGCTCTTCACGGCACCGGTGCAGTACACCGCGACCGCGACGGTCAACGCGCCCGCCCTCGTCGGCGGCTCGAGCGGCCAGTACACCGGCAGCCAGGCCGTGACCCAGTTCGTCTCGGCGTTCCAGTCGACGGCCGCCAGCGCGCCCGTCGACGACGCCGTGCGCGCGCAGACGACGCTGCAGCCGGGCCAGATCGAGGACGGTCTCGCCGTCACCCAGATCGGCGGCTCGAGCGCCGTCTCGATCACCTTCACCGGCACGAAGAACGGTGAGCCGACGAAGGTCGTCAGCACGGTCGCGAGCGCGACCCTCAAGCAGATGTTCGACAGCCAGGTCACGCTGGGCCAGGCCCGTGTCGACCAGGCGCGCAAGGACGTCTCGGCCGCGAACGCCGCCATCAACGCGTGGGGCGCCAAGAACAACATGGTCGACCCGACCCGCGTCTACCAGGCCCAGCTCGAGCGCCTCAGCTCGCTGCAGCAGAGCCAGGCCAGCCTCAAGGCCCAGGGCAACGACGCGGCCGCCAGCGCGCTGAGCGGCACCATCACCGAGGTGAACAACTCCCTCAAGGGCTACGGCCCGAAGATCGCGGAGTTCAACGACCTCTCGGCGACGCGCGACTCGGCGCAGGCCGACCTCACGACCGCCCGCCAGAACCTCGCGCAGGCCAAGACCCAGCAGACCGCCGCCGACCCGAGCCAGGTCGTGTGGGTGAGCGGCCAGCGCAAGCTCGAGCGCACCGACGAGGTCGTCTCGGTCGGGCTGCCGGTGCTCGGCGCCGGCATCTTCCTCGCCCTCGCCCTCATCGCCGTGCTCGAGCTGTGGGCGGCCGGCCGCCGCAGCAGCGGCCGCGGCCGCCACAGCGGGCCGGGGGCCACGACGACGACCGCCACCACCACCGCCACCACCCCCGAGGCCCAGCCGGCCGCCGCCGCGCCGTCGCAGCCGGCGACGGCACCGACGGGGGAGCGGTCGGACACCGCGAACGCCGAGCACGCCGCCGACGACTCGGACGCCGGTGACGACGGCCACGACGAGCGGCGCTCCCGCGGTGCCCTCGTCGGCACCGAAAGGTCGTGA
- a CDS encoding O-antigen ligase family protein, with product MSTTTRPPGPTPTPREVSTIDPDAVGAGPHAGTGRRHLGSRVAAVGGALVAAAAAAVSGLATLGTSPTWVYLPLLAGIGVALGMLALTRFAGFVYLLLLTRTGLDLLKLSGPAAGNTNTNTAAARGLDPSTLVGLLVIVAGTLWLIAQYSRPADPSPGGRPPASRLRVAWIALIVAAVLSLFGSQNPLVSLIGITRLLAVAVMFLVLEQLVRDAKSVRTAIAVAFGSLVIPLTYTAFGFVSGHPAADVKSSFVRITGPFTQSTTFARYLAFLIVFGVAILPYVKGRARVALVGGLSLSSVFLLLTLTRGALLATVLGLLAVVVLQRRWKLLLGLGAAGLLALTLVPGLGSRLDAVTQERAVGQAPTSNSLEWRLSYWAETLPLADRQPVNGIGYDMTQYKTDVAKQPHNDFIKAYVETGILGLGAYLYLCWQIVVIGLRAVRRTVVGTWGRAVAAGYLACAGMFVLQSVAANVISSVVVLWYLAVFAAAALAVTRLPEVAGPVRRSRAPRAATPDLVPSVSDTLEKP from the coding sequence GTGAGCACCACGACGCGCCCGCCGGGCCCGACGCCCACGCCACGCGAGGTCTCGACCATCGACCCGGATGCCGTGGGGGCCGGTCCGCACGCCGGCACCGGCCGGCGACACCTCGGGTCCCGCGTGGCGGCCGTCGGCGGTGCGCTCGTGGCGGCCGCGGCCGCCGCCGTGAGCGGCCTCGCCACCCTCGGCACGAGCCCGACGTGGGTGTACCTGCCGCTGCTCGCCGGCATCGGCGTCGCGCTCGGCATGCTCGCCCTGACGCGCTTCGCCGGCTTCGTCTACCTGCTGCTGCTCACCCGCACGGGCCTGGACCTGCTCAAGCTGAGCGGGCCGGCCGCCGGCAACACGAACACCAACACGGCCGCGGCCCGCGGGCTCGACCCGTCGACCCTCGTCGGCCTGCTCGTCATCGTCGCGGGCACCCTGTGGCTCATCGCGCAGTACTCGCGGCCGGCCGACCCGTCGCCCGGTGGGCGGCCCCCGGCGTCCCGCCTGCGCGTCGCCTGGATCGCCCTCATCGTCGCCGCGGTGCTCAGCCTCTTCGGGTCGCAGAACCCGTTGGTCAGCCTCATCGGCATCACGCGCCTGCTCGCCGTGGCCGTCATGTTCCTCGTGCTCGAGCAGCTGGTGCGCGACGCGAAGTCGGTGCGCACCGCCATCGCCGTCGCCTTCGGCTCGCTCGTCATCCCGCTGACGTACACGGCGTTCGGCTTCGTCTCCGGTCACCCGGCCGCGGACGTCAAGAGCTCGTTCGTGCGCATCACCGGGCCGTTCACGCAGTCGACGACCTTCGCGCGCTACCTCGCCTTCCTCATCGTCTTCGGCGTCGCGATCCTTCCGTACGTCAAGGGTCGCGCCCGGGTGGCCCTCGTCGGCGGGCTCTCGCTCTCGAGCGTCTTCCTGCTGCTCACGCTCACCCGGGGCGCCCTGCTCGCGACGGTGCTCGGCCTGCTCGCCGTCGTCGTGCTCCAGCGCCGCTGGAAGCTGCTCCTCGGGCTCGGAGCGGCCGGGCTGCTCGCCCTCACCCTCGTGCCGGGGCTCGGGTCGCGCCTCGACGCCGTGACGCAGGAGCGCGCGGTCGGCCAGGCGCCGACCTCCAACTCCCTCGAGTGGCGCCTGTCCTACTGGGCCGAGACGCTGCCGCTCGCCGACCGCCAGCCCGTCAACGGCATCGGCTACGACATGACGCAGTACAAGACCGACGTGGCCAAGCAGCCGCACAACGACTTCATCAAGGCCTACGTCGAGACCGGCATCCTCGGGCTCGGGGCCTACCTCTACCTCTGCTGGCAGATCGTCGTCATCGGCCTGCGCGCCGTGCGGCGCACCGTCGTCGGCACGTGGGGCCGGGCGGTCGCGGCGGGCTACCTCGCCTGCGCCGGCATGTTCGTGCTGCAGAGCGTGGCCGCGAACGTCATCTCGTCCGTCGTCGTGCTCTGGTACCTCGCGGTCTTCGCCGCCGCCGCCCTCGCCGTGACCCGCCTGCCCGAGGTGGCCGGCCCCGTCCGTCGGTCCCGTGCACCACGGGCCGCCACCCCCGACCTCGTCCCGTCCGTCTCTGACACCCTGGAGAAGCCGTAA
- a CDS encoding sulfotransferase family protein, producing the protein MRVSTAGPIGLPSPLHHASRRLARLALAPVHKVQARDRMTPDYLVVGTKRGGSTALASWMSRHPQVAPCRVGKGTHYFDVNFGRGRDWFRSRFEHPADPWRVTGEASPYYMFHPHAPQRIADELPDVRLVVVLREPAERAWSQYRREVDTGHESLSFAEAVAAEPDRLRGEVEHMLADPAYESYAHRHHTYRARGHYAQQLTRLHDLVGPERVLVVQSEAMFADPARELSRVWGFIGVDDVRLDGLYPAKESTSAEQAPEVMAELRRWFAPLNEQLYALPGVDFRWQTVDA; encoded by the coding sequence GTGCGTGTCAGCACTGCCGGGCCGATCGGCCTGCCGTCACCGCTGCACCATGCCTCCCGACGACTGGCCCGGCTCGCCCTCGCGCCGGTGCACAAGGTGCAGGCCCGCGACCGGATGACGCCCGACTACCTCGTCGTCGGCACCAAGCGCGGGGGCTCGACAGCGCTCGCCTCGTGGATGAGCCGGCACCCGCAGGTGGCCCCGTGCCGCGTCGGCAAGGGCACCCACTACTTCGACGTCAACTTTGGCCGCGGCCGCGACTGGTTCCGCTCGCGCTTCGAGCACCCGGCCGACCCCTGGCGCGTCACCGGTGAGGCGAGCCCGTACTACATGTTCCATCCCCACGCGCCGCAGCGCATCGCCGACGAGCTGCCCGACGTGCGCCTCGTCGTCGTGCTGCGCGAGCCGGCCGAGCGCGCGTGGTCGCAGTACCGCCGCGAGGTCGACACGGGGCACGAGTCCCTGTCCTTCGCGGAGGCTGTCGCGGCCGAGCCCGATCGGCTGCGGGGCGAGGTCGAGCACATGCTCGCCGACCCCGCCTACGAGAGCTACGCCCACCGCCACCACACCTACCGGGCCCGCGGCCACTACGCGCAGCAGCTCACCCGCCTGCACGACCTCGTCGGGCCCGAGCGGGTGCTCGTCGTGCAGAGTGAGGCCATGTTCGCCGACCCCGCCCGTGAGCTGTCGCGGGTGTGGGGCTTCATCGGGGTCGACGACGTGCGGCTCGACGGTCTCTACCCGGCCAAGGAGAGCACGTCCGCCGAGCAGGCCCCCGAGGTGATGGCCGAGCTGCGCCGCTGGTTCGCCCCCCTCAACGAGCAGCTGTACGCCCTGCCGGGCGTCGACTTCCGCTGGCAGACGGTGGACGCGTGA
- a CDS encoding glycosyltransferase family 4 protein: protein MTTERSVGTGDSGPAPIEAQVSWRPLHIAMVGQKGLPATYGGIEHVVSETGRRLADRGHTVTVFTRTSYAAVPESPYLGMNVVPAFTIASKHLDAIVHSATSTAKTLTTHRCDVVHYHALGPGLMAPLPRYLSRSKVVLTVHGLDHERSKWGSRAQSVLRLAHWVSGHVPDRTLVVSETLRRHYADTFGRDAEHVPNGVDLPEHVPASAIADLGLEPGRYVLFVGRIVPEKWPDKLIEAFRSVDRDVRLAVVGDSSWTDEFTTSVRELAARDPRVVLAGYQFGERLSALYEHAGGFVQPSLVEGLPLTLLEAVSHGLPVLVSDIPPHLEVVAPEGSDLAGATDDGGSPCRADRPGATDAAVVTFAAGDVDELVRGLTTLVDRFPVSRVAAAALRERTLGRYDWDAATDRLEQVYLELAAGIPPTLSREAQLARSLAPSRAGTRASRRAAPTGSALRAVDAVGEGAVAP, encoded by the coding sequence GTGACGACCGAACGGTCAGTCGGCACGGGTGACAGCGGTCCGGCACCCATCGAGGCGCAGGTGTCGTGGCGCCCGCTGCACATCGCGATGGTCGGCCAGAAGGGCCTGCCCGCCACGTACGGCGGCATCGAGCACGTCGTGTCCGAGACGGGTCGCCGGCTCGCCGACCGCGGGCACACGGTCACCGTCTTCACCCGCACCTCCTACGCCGCCGTGCCGGAGTCGCCCTACCTCGGCATGAACGTCGTGCCGGCCTTCACCATCGCGTCCAAGCACCTCGACGCCATCGTGCACAGCGCCACCTCGACCGCGAAGACGCTGACCACCCACCGCTGCGACGTCGTGCACTACCACGCCCTCGGGCCGGGCCTCATGGCCCCGCTACCCCGCTACCTCAGCCGCAGCAAGGTCGTGCTCACCGTGCACGGGCTCGACCACGAGCGCAGCAAGTGGGGCAGCCGCGCCCAGTCGGTGCTGCGCCTCGCGCACTGGGTGAGCGGGCACGTGCCCGACCGCACGCTCGTCGTCTCCGAGACGCTGCGCCGGCACTACGCCGACACCTTTGGCCGAGACGCCGAGCACGTCCCCAACGGGGTCGACCTGCCCGAGCACGTGCCGGCGTCGGCCATCGCCGACCTCGGCCTGGAGCCCGGCCGCTACGTGCTCTTCGTCGGGCGCATCGTGCCGGAGAAGTGGCCCGACAAGCTCATCGAGGCGTTCCGCTCGGTCGACCGCGACGTGCGCCTCGCCGTCGTGGGCGACTCCTCGTGGACCGACGAGTTCACGACGTCAGTGCGTGAGCTGGCCGCCCGCGACCCGCGGGTCGTGCTGGCCGGCTACCAGTTCGGCGAGCGGCTGTCCGCCCTCTACGAGCACGCGGGCGGCTTCGTGCAGCCCTCCCTCGTCGAGGGGCTGCCGCTGACGCTGCTCGAGGCCGTGAGCCACGGCCTCCCCGTGCTCGTCAGCGACATCCCACCGCACCTCGAGGTCGTGGCCCCCGAGGGGAGCGACCTCGCGGGCGCCACCGACGACGGCGGGTCGCCCTGCCGCGCCGACCGCCCGGGCGCGACCGACGCGGCCGTCGTCACCTTCGCCGCCGGCGACGTCGACGAACTGGTCCGCGGACTCACCACCCTGGTCGACCGCTTCCCCGTCTCCCGGGTGGCGGCGGCCGCCCTGCGTGAGCGCACCCTGGGCCGCTACGACTGGGATGCCGCGACCGACCGTCTCGAGCAGGTCTACCTCGAGCTCGCGGCGGGCATCCCGCCCACGCTGTCGCGGGAGGCCCAGCTGGCCCGCAGCCTCGCCCCCAGCCGGGCGGGCACCCGCGCGTCACGTCGTGCGGCGCCGACCGGGTCGGCGCTGCGGGCGGTCGACGCCGTCGGCGAGGGAGCGGTGGCCCCGTGA
- a CDS encoding delta-60 repeat domain-containing protein, producing the protein MRTRRGVTAATATALVAVAAVGAGQVAGAGTSEGAALAVGPSSLSTVAAPTWWGANGRVTDIKAVGSRVYLAGAFDYIGPQTGYGVAVDPASGAMRAGAPRVDGIVRASAPDGAGGWYIAGDFTRVGTTYRRGAAQVTSAGTLTAWDPKPKGSVNAIAVTGDRVVLAGDLSAVGTANTPVSRVTAVDRVKGARLTSWTAAPNGTVRSVVATPTAVYIAGDFTAVGSQTATRLARLSPTTGAPDPAFLATANGPVRALSTSPDGSTLYAGGTFSWAGGAQRANLAAFAAGTGAVSAWAPAANATVSALAVDPSGSVAAGGQFTTVAGVARTALAQVTPSAAVTAFDARLSGCNAPHTTKNTYTMAPCVTEVTALATRADTGGTQLLVGGRFGRSGTLERHNAAAFSLGTAAPTAWNPVASGLVLSIATTTTGTFLGGDLTSVGGLVRTGLAALDATTGVGDPAFRADTDNIALDLEPAPDGSRLYVAGSFLTVAGQPRTNLAALTLPAGTLDPTFVANANNTAIVVKAAGSSVYVGGAFNRVGKTVRNHLVKLDGRTGAIDAGFVVNTTGPDGPLQRGGMVQGLAVRRDGSRVYLAGPFTAANGVAVTNGILVVDGRTGARTPGQLGGVASRCSWVAGQWVTNLYLNPAETSLYGGDTCPDNIYKWDAVSLGTSSNPTGLQWLTWCNAGFQAGLEVNGRFYYAAHGGDRDKGGFCWQSPTQRTNVDRQRLVEFDAGTGALTTNTYTFNSPMGVWALEAVPSGLLVGGDFSLVGGSSEVRQGLALLPGTP; encoded by the coding sequence ATGAGAACACGTCGAGGCGTCACCGCCGCCACCGCGACGGCCCTGGTGGCCGTGGCCGCGGTGGGGGCCGGCCAGGTGGCCGGGGCCGGGACCTCGGAGGGGGCCGCCCTCGCGGTCGGCCCGTCCTCCCTGTCGACGGTCGCCGCGCCCACGTGGTGGGGCGCGAACGGTCGGGTCACCGACATCAAGGCGGTGGGCTCACGGGTCTACCTCGCCGGCGCCTTCGACTACATCGGCCCGCAGACCGGCTACGGCGTCGCCGTCGACCCGGCCTCGGGCGCGATGCGCGCCGGGGCCCCCCGCGTCGACGGGATCGTCCGCGCCAGCGCCCCCGACGGTGCCGGCGGCTGGTACATCGCCGGCGACTTCACCCGCGTCGGCACCACCTACCGTCGCGGGGCGGCCCAGGTCACCTCGGCCGGCACCCTGACCGCGTGGGACCCGAAGCCGAAGGGCAGCGTCAACGCCATCGCCGTCACCGGCGACCGGGTCGTGCTCGCGGGCGACCTCAGTGCCGTGGGGACGGCCAACACCCCGGTCAGCCGGGTCACGGCCGTGGACCGCGTCAAGGGCGCCCGGCTCACCTCGTGGACGGCCGCCCCCAACGGCACCGTCCGCTCCGTCGTCGCCACGCCGACCGCGGTCTACATCGCCGGCGACTTCACGGCGGTCGGGTCCCAGACCGCGACCCGGCTGGCCCGGCTGTCGCCGACGACGGGCGCCCCCGACCCGGCCTTCCTCGCCACCGCCAACGGCCCGGTCCGGGCGCTGTCGACCTCCCCCGACGGGTCCACCCTCTACGCGGGCGGCACGTTCTCGTGGGCCGGGGGCGCCCAACGGGCCAACCTCGCCGCCTTCGCCGCGGGCACCGGGGCGGTCTCGGCCTGGGCGCCGGCCGCCAACGCCACGGTCTCCGCCCTCGCCGTCGACCCCTCCGGCTCCGTCGCGGCCGGTGGCCAGTTCACGACCGTCGCGGGCGTGGCCCGCACCGCCCTCGCGCAGGTCACCCCGTCCGCCGCCGTCACGGCCTTCGACGCGCGGCTCAGCGGGTGCAACGCCCCGCACACGACGAAGAACACGTACACGATGGCGCCCTGCGTCACCGAGGTCACGGCCCTCGCCACCCGGGCCGACACGGGTGGCACCCAGCTGCTCGTCGGTGGCCGCTTCGGTCGCAGCGGCACGCTCGAGCGCCACAACGCCGCGGCGTTCAGCCTCGGCACCGCCGCCCCGACCGCGTGGAACCCCGTCGCGTCGGGCCTCGTGCTCAGCATCGCCACGACGACGACCGGCACCTTCCTCGGCGGCGACCTCACGAGCGTCGGCGGCCTCGTGCGCACCGGCCTCGCCGCGCTCGACGCCACGACCGGCGTCGGTGACCCCGCCTTCCGGGCCGACACCGACAACATCGCCCTCGACCTCGAGCCGGCTCCCGACGGCAGCCGCCTCTACGTCGCGGGCAGCTTCCTCACCGTCGCCGGCCAGCCCCGAACCAACCTCGCGGCGCTCACCCTGCCCGCCGGCACCCTCGACCCCACCTTCGTGGCCAACGCCAACAACACCGCCATCGTCGTCAAGGCGGCCGGCTCGTCGGTCTACGTCGGCGGCGCGTTCAACCGCGTCGGCAAGACCGTGCGCAACCACCTCGTCAAGCTCGACGGGCGCACCGGGGCCATCGACGCCGGCTTCGTCGTCAACACGACGGGGCCCGACGGCCCCCTCCAGCGCGGTGGCATGGTCCAGGGTCTCGCCGTGCGCCGCGACGGCAGCCGCGTCTACCTCGCCGGCCCCTTCACCGCGGCCAACGGCGTGGCGGTCACCAACGGCATCCTCGTCGTCGACGGGCGCACGGGCGCCCGCACGCCCGGCCAGCTGGGCGGCGTCGCCTCACGCTGCAGCTGGGTCGCCGGCCAGTGGGTCACCAACCTCTACCTCAACCCTGCCGAGACCTCGCTCTACGGCGGTGACACGTGCCCCGACAACATCTACAAGTGGGATGCCGTGTCGCTCGGCACGAGCAGCAACCCGACGGGCCTGCAGTGGCTGACGTGGTGCAACGCGGGCTTCCAGGCCGGCCTCGAGGTCAACGGGCGCTTCTACTACGCCGCCCACGGCGGAGACCGCGACAAGGGCGGCTTCTGCTGGCAGAGCCCGACCCAGCGCACCAACGTCGACCGCCAGCGCCTCGTCGAGTTCGACGCCGGCACCGGCGCCCTCACGACGAACACCTACACCTTCAACTCGCCGATGGGCGTGTGGGCCCTCGAGGCGGTCCCGTCGGGCCTGCTCGTCGGCGGTGACTTCTCGCTCGTCGGCGGCAGCTCGGAGGTGCGGCAGGGCCTGGCCCTGCTCCCCGGCACCCCGTGA
- a CDS encoding right-handed parallel beta-helix repeat-containing protein: MHPFLHPTLPSDPPGAPARPGRRRPRRVAGGLALALVTTGALTAAGVAATATSAGAAPVDGGAVAHRAPRTQLVSSTTGLQVAIKGAVPGDVIRLAGGTYTGPFTIKSSGTASAPITITSAGTGEVRLTANLRMPSCGATSPDPNRTIRFLAGASYWNIDGLSIRGGIMIMGGNAGNVRQWLNRNDENWQARRAVPGRDSYDPSGILASTDYLQRATGAALRPSIGIRITNNDLSLKGVHSAMNKNGVVSRNEIHDIACGTGPGLWLGTFSDGWQVTDNTVHDIAPSAWKHYMQEGIRVGGSSAYNTVTGNTVYNLPGDGRAFTTDEDGSWNTFSDNTARNVAIGFNDQMSGWGNQWTNNRVDTFRTAGISLRAMDAKLTKPSLNSSPKGAVIACNVVSGGRVVFQAGAMMDSTVRGNGFDGEVQLSSNLRSYFGSAGNTWDGSSRPPGDQVRTSAAKGC, encoded by the coding sequence GTGCACCCCTTCCTGCACCCCACCCTGCCCTCCGACCCCCCGGGCGCCCCCGCCCGACCGGGCCGCCGTCGACCGCGTCGCGTGGCGGGCGGTCTGGCCCTGGCGCTGGTTACGACCGGCGCGCTGACGGCGGCCGGCGTCGCGGCGACCGCCACCAGCGCGGGGGCCGCCCCCGTCGACGGGGGCGCCGTCGCCCACCGGGCGCCCCGGACCCAGCTCGTCTCCTCGACCACCGGCTTGCAAGTCGCCATCAAGGGTGCCGTGCCCGGCGACGTCATCCGGCTCGCCGGCGGCACCTACACCGGTCCCTTCACGATCAAATCGTCGGGCACCGCGTCGGCCCCGATCACCATCACGTCCGCCGGCACCGGCGAGGTGCGCCTCACCGCCAACCTCAGGATGCCGTCGTGCGGGGCGACCTCGCCCGACCCCAACCGCACCATCAGGTTCCTCGCGGGCGCGAGCTACTGGAACATCGACGGACTGTCGATCCGCGGCGGCATCATGATCATGGGCGGCAACGCCGGCAACGTGCGCCAGTGGCTCAACCGCAACGACGAGAACTGGCAGGCCCGTCGCGCGGTGCCGGGTCGCGACAGCTACGACCCGAGCGGCATCCTCGCCTCGACGGACTACCTCCAGCGGGCCACCGGTGCCGCGCTGCGCCCGTCGATCGGCATCCGCATCACGAACAACGACCTCAGCCTCAAGGGCGTCCACTCGGCCATGAACAAGAACGGCGTCGTGTCTCGCAACGAGATCCACGACATCGCCTGCGGCACGGGCCCCGGCCTGTGGCTCGGCACGTTCAGCGACGGCTGGCAGGTCACCGACAACACCGTGCACGACATCGCGCCGTCGGCGTGGAAGCACTACATGCAGGAGGGCATCCGCGTGGGCGGCTCGTCCGCCTACAACACGGTGACCGGCAACACCGTCTACAACCTGCCCGGCGACGGCCGTGCCTTCACGACCGACGAGGACGGGTCGTGGAACACGTTCAGCGACAACACCGCCCGCAACGTCGCCATCGGCTTCAACGACCAGATGTCGGGCTGGGGCAACCAGTGGACGAACAACCGGGTCGACACCTTCCGCACCGCGGGGATCAGCCTTCGGGCCATGGACGCCAAGCTGACGAAGCCGTCGCTGAACAGCAGCCCCAAGGGCGCTGTCATCGCGTGCAACGTCGTCTCGGGCGGTCGGGTCGTCTTCCAGGCCGGCGCGATGATGGACAGCACGGTGCGCGGCAACGGGTTCGACGGCGAGGTGCAGCTGAGCTCGAACCTGCGCTCGTACTTCGGGTCCGCCGGCAACACCTGGGACGGCTCGTCGCGCCCCCCGGGTGACCAGGTGCGCACGTCGGCCGCCAAGGGCTGCTGA